Genomic DNA from Verrucomicrobiia bacterium:
CCAGAAGCGATTGTGACCACGAGCGATGCGGAATATCGCCGGAGAAGATGCGGCCACTTGGCACGTAGGATGGTACACACCAAATCAAGTCGAGGTTTGGAGACCGGGTTTAGGGGTCGTTGTTGACAGGGTGGTAAGTTGTACGGTCTTCGACAGGTCATTTGCTCTCTTGCGAGGGGAGCAAAGCGGACTAAAAAAGTGATCAAGTCACACGGACGTAACAGCAACATTACCGAAATGTAATGCATTATGCTTGACATTTGATTGACTTTTTAGCCGCCACTTGTATAGCATCGCAACTAGCGAGTTGGAGAATAGGGAACGGAACGGCGAGTGGTCGCGCAACGGCATTCCTTGTTACCATGCAGAGGAGGCCGGCCCACCATTTCAAGGTTCCAAAAAAATCAAAAAAGGTGAGGGGATCTCATGAGAGCAATTCACAAGACAGTAGCCGGGACTTGGAGGAGTCGTGTTCTGTTGGCGAGCACCATTGTTGGCGCGGTGGCTTTGGTCGGAACGAAAGTTATGGCCGATGACGCAAGCGACATCGAGCAGTTTTACCCAACGACAGCCTACGTCCAGTATGACAACACGTCCGGTGATTATCCCGTTGTCACCGAAGTCGGGTCGATGCCCATCACGCTTGGTGGCCATGCGTACAGCAGTTGGTCGGTATTCGCGGAGGATTCAACCGGGTCGCTGGATATGTTCCTCACAGCAGCCACGCTGTCGAACCTCTTCGTTGCTAGCAACGCAACCAGCACAAACGTGAACGTCGGCGATAAACTGAACCTTGCCGGCTCGTGGGGTCCGTTCCACCAGATTCCGGAGATTTCCTTAAGCTCGGTTCCGGCCTCCAATCATTACTTCAACACCGTGTCGACTGGAAATGCACTGGCTCCACGGCCCGTGTTCAACGTTAGCCAGATTGCCGCGACGGGTTCCGCCCCCAGTAATTTCCTGAACATCGCGGGCTACTACCTGGAAGTTGATAACGTAACGATCAGCTCGCCGAGCAATGGCCTCACTGCGTTGCCGGGCTATGTCGGCGGTGTCGCTCCGACGATTGCCCAGGAGACCTACACAATGACCGACAACACTGGCAGCATGACCATGTTTGACTGGGTCACGTCGTATTCCGCAGCCGACCAGCTGGCGGGCACGCCGATCGGGGCGGGGAACGTGTATAACATGAAGGGGTTTGTCTCCTATAATACGGGTGGACCCTTGGAATTCACGCCGCTGTCGCTTGTCGCGGTTCCCGAGCCTTCTTCAGTCGCATTGGTCGGTTTGGGCACGGCAGGGTTGATCGCCATGCGTCGTCGCCGCCGCTCGTAAGGGTGGCCGCTCGGCGCGCGAACCGGCTGGTGGTACTGGCTGTGACGCGCGCCAGGAAATCATGGCCTTGAAGCCGTTGATGGTAATTGTATTTGGCGGGCCTTGCCGCGCGTCGGCGCGGCAAGGCCCAACCCTCGGCTAATTTTTAGGTTGTGCAAGCGGTCGAGTTGCCAGATAAGCTATATGGCGAAATTAAAGGAGAGCTTGCAATGCACAAGGTGACTTCGGTTTCTCTTCCAGTCAGGTCCAGGCGCGCCTTCACCCTCATCGAGTTGCTGGCTTGCCAGCCGAAGCCCTGGCGGAGGCAGGCGAGGTCAGCATTCACGTTGATCGAGCTGCTGGTGGTCATTGCCATCATCGGCATTCTGGCGGCAATGTTGTTGCCCGCTCTGAACAAAGCCCGTGAAAAAGGCTATGCCGCGGTTTGTGTCAGCAACATGCACCAGTGGGCATTGGCGCTGAACATGTACAACGACGATTGGGCCGAGTACTATCCCTACGACGGCATGTTCAGCAGTCCACCCTGCGTGGTGGCCAACAGCAACGCTTGGTTCAATGTTCTCACACCGTACGTCCAGGCCAAGACTTTGTGCCAGCTGTATGCCGCCAACACCCCGCCCACGCCGCGCACCGGCCATAGCATCTTCGTCTGTCCCAGCGCGGTCAATAAAAGCCCGACCATGGACCCAAACAATGCCATTTTCTATTACTCGCTGAGTACGTGCTTGCACATGGAAGGCAATACCGCTATTGGATTTCGTCGCGACCGAATGCAGGCGCCTTCCACCACGATCGTCTTTTGCGAGGAAGTGGAAGATGCGTTTCCAGAAACCAATGGTCAGTACGACCTCGTGAACCGTCACTCCGGCGGCTCGAACTTCGTTCTGGCTGATGGACACGTGGAATGGATCGAGTTGCGCAACTTCTGCAGGCAGGGCAACACGCTCTGCCCCACGCCGCTTAGCAATATCCAGTGGGATAACAGCGGAGCCGGCGGTGACTGGAAAAACGGCATACCGTATCACTGGTGGCCCTTCCCCTACGCGAACACGTCTGCTAATTGATACGGATTACCCCGGGATAAGGCTCAATGTCCCCTGCAGTTTGGCAATGTGAGTTGAGAGCGTTACAAAAGAACGAGACCTTTCAGAAACGACAGAGGCAGCGACCGTAGGGAAAGAATGAGGGAAATGAGAATGAAAAAAACCTTCGGGCTGGTTGTA
This window encodes:
- a CDS encoding PEP-CTERM sorting domain-containing protein, whose product is MRAIHKTVAGTWRSRVLLASTIVGAVALVGTKVMADDASDIEQFYPTTAYVQYDNTSGDYPVVTEVGSMPITLGGHAYSSWSVFAEDSTGSLDMFLTAATLSNLFVASNATSTNVNVGDKLNLAGSWGPFHQIPEISLSSVPASNHYFNTVSTGNALAPRPVFNVSQIAATGSAPSNFLNIAGYYLEVDNVTISSPSNGLTALPGYVGGVAPTIAQETYTMTDNTGSMTMFDWVTSYSAADQLAGTPIGAGNVYNMKGFVSYNTGGPLEFTPLSLVAVPEPSSVALVGLGTAGLIAMRRRRRS
- a CDS encoding prepilin-type N-terminal cleavage/methylation domain-containing protein, with protein sequence MHKVTSVSLPVRSRRAFTLIELLACQPKPWRRQARSAFTLIELLVVIAIIGILAAMLLPALNKAREKGYAAVCVSNMHQWALALNMYNDDWAEYYPYDGMFSSPPCVVANSNAWFNVLTPYVQAKTLCQLYAANTPPTPRTGHSIFVCPSAVNKSPTMDPNNAIFYYSLSTCLHMEGNTAIGFRRDRMQAPSTTIVFCEEVEDAFPETNGQYDLVNRHSGGSNFVLADGHVEWIELRNFCRQGNTLCPTPLSNIQWDNSGAGGDWKNGIPYHWWPFPYANTSAN